A genomic region of Ictidomys tridecemlineatus isolate mIctTri1 chromosome 10, mIctTri1.hap1, whole genome shotgun sequence contains the following coding sequences:
- the Coq7 gene encoding NADPH-dependent 3-demethoxyubiquinone 3-hydroxylase, mitochondrial isoform X1, with the protein MSCAGAAAAPSLWRLRLGARRPLSACGSRVGTRARSSGMTLDNVNRAALDRIIRVDHAGEYGANRIYAGQMAVLGRTSVGPVIQKMWDQEKDHLKKFNELMVAFRVRPTVLMPFWNVVGFALGAGTALLGKEGAMACTVAVEESIAHHYNNQIRTLMEEDPDKYQELLQVIKKFRDEELEHHDLGLDHDAELAPAYAVLKSVIQAGCSAAIYLSERL; encoded by the exons ATGAGTTGCGCCGGGGCGGCGGCAGCTCCCTCCCTATGGCGGCTGCGCTTGGGCGCCCGGCGGCCCCTCTCAG CTTGCGGAAGCAGAGTCGGCACGAGGGCCCGCAGTTCTGGGATGACCTTAGACAACGTCAACCGCGCCGCCCTGGACCGAATCATCCGGGTGGATCATGCAGGTGAATATGGAGCCAACCGAATCTATGCGGGCCAGATGGCCGTCCTGGGCCGGACGAGCGTGGGGCCGGTCATTCAG AAAATGTGGGACCAAGAGAAGGACCATTTGAAGAAGTTCAACGAGCTGATGGTCGCCTTCCGGGTCCGGCCGACGGTTCTCATGCCCTTTTGGAACGTGGTGGGCTTTGCCCTGG GGGCCGGGACTGCCTTGCTGGGGAAGGAGGGCGCTATGGCCTGCACCGTGGCGGTGGAGGAGTCCATAGCGCATCACTACAACAACCAGATCAGGACGCTGATGGAGGAGGACCCTGACAAATACCAGGAGCTTCTTCAG GTGATAAAGAAGTTTCGAGATGAAGAGCTTGAGCACCACGACCTGGGCCTGGACCACGACGCGGAATTG GCCCCAGCATACGCCGTCCTGAAGAGCGTGATCCAGGCCGGGTGCAGCGCAGCCATCTATTTATCAGAACGACTTTAA
- the Coq7 gene encoding NADPH-dependent 3-demethoxyubiquinone 3-hydroxylase, mitochondrial isoform X2: MTLDNVNRAALDRIIRVDHAGEYGANRIYAGQMAVLGRTSVGPVIQKMWDQEKDHLKKFNELMVAFRVRPTVLMPFWNVVGFALGAGTALLGKEGAMACTVAVEESIAHHYNNQIRTLMEEDPDKYQELLQVIKKFRDEELEHHDLGLDHDAELAPAYAVLKSVIQAGCSAAIYLSERL, from the exons ATGACCTTAGACAACGTCAACCGCGCCGCCCTGGACCGAATCATCCGGGTGGATCATGCAGGTGAATATGGAGCCAACCGAATCTATGCGGGCCAGATGGCCGTCCTGGGCCGGACGAGCGTGGGGCCGGTCATTCAG AAAATGTGGGACCAAGAGAAGGACCATTTGAAGAAGTTCAACGAGCTGATGGTCGCCTTCCGGGTCCGGCCGACGGTTCTCATGCCCTTTTGGAACGTGGTGGGCTTTGCCCTGG GGGCCGGGACTGCCTTGCTGGGGAAGGAGGGCGCTATGGCCTGCACCGTGGCGGTGGAGGAGTCCATAGCGCATCACTACAACAACCAGATCAGGACGCTGATGGAGGAGGACCCTGACAAATACCAGGAGCTTCTTCAG GTGATAAAGAAGTTTCGAGATGAAGAGCTTGAGCACCACGACCTGGGCCTGGACCACGACGCGGAATTG GCCCCAGCATACGCCGTCCTGAAGAGCGTGATCCAGGCCGGGTGCAGCGCAGCCATCTATTTATCAGAACGACTTTAA